Proteins from one Gibbsiella quercinecans genomic window:
- a CDS encoding amino acid ABC transporter ATP-binding protein: MSQGIIQVSDLHKSFGANRILNGISLEVKRGEVVVIIGPSGSGKSTFLRCCNGLEQAESGSIRICGERLLEKGIMLEDMRLNALRTHVGMVFQSFNLFPHLTILQNVAIGPRKILQQPKAHAEQLAMQLLDKVGLGHKADAMPASLSGGQKQRVAIARALALQPEVMLFDEPTSALDPELVDEVLAVMKQLAREGMTMLVVTHEMSFAREMADTLVVMEEGRIVEAGPAAAIFARPAHARTQALLKKIS, translated from the coding sequence ATGAGCCAGGGTATTATTCAGGTTAGCGATCTGCACAAATCCTTCGGCGCCAACCGCATTCTTAACGGCATCAGCCTTGAGGTGAAACGCGGTGAGGTGGTGGTGATTATCGGGCCGAGTGGCTCCGGGAAAAGCACTTTTTTGCGCTGTTGTAATGGCCTTGAACAGGCGGAGAGCGGCTCGATTCGTATCTGCGGCGAGCGGTTGCTGGAGAAGGGCATCATGCTGGAGGATATGCGGCTGAATGCGTTACGGACGCATGTGGGCATGGTATTCCAGTCGTTTAATTTATTTCCCCACCTGACGATTTTACAAAACGTGGCTATCGGCCCACGCAAAATTTTGCAGCAGCCAAAAGCGCACGCCGAGCAGTTGGCGATGCAACTGTTGGATAAAGTTGGTTTGGGGCATAAAGCGGATGCGATGCCGGCCAGCCTTTCCGGTGGGCAGAAGCAGCGCGTCGCCATCGCGCGTGCGCTGGCGTTGCAGCCAGAGGTGATGCTGTTTGATGAACCTACCTCCGCGCTGGATCCGGAGCTGGTTGATGAAGTGTTGGCGGTCATGAAGCAGTTAGCGCGAGAAGGGATGACCATGCTGGTGGTGACTCACGAGATGAGCTTCGCCAGAGAGATGGCGGATACGCTGGTGGTGATGGAGGAAGGGCGCATTGTGGAAGCGGGGCCGGCCGCGGCGATTTTCGCTCGCCCGGCGCACGCCAGAACGCAGGCATTGCTTAAAAAAATCAGTTGA